A single region of the Gossypium arboreum isolate Shixiya-1 chromosome 12, ASM2569848v2, whole genome shotgun sequence genome encodes:
- the LOC108454154 gene encoding uncharacterized protein LOC108454154 — MPGISVPEVKKETSSSAMDEKGISGSYPIFSEDKKDSLYPMYIGVSCAFFALRLLTGPEKEDEKWSESRDKMLHGSAQLLGLLIWRIQREEANEAQCELLRKLEIAKIEIEELKKRRHEDAKANEKVVSIFASQEQGWLMERKSLRQQIGALLNELRVLEKKKDQEIDDLNKKLNEMEMVVESKDKVIEEMEQKGKELEEKVMEFESIAEELKEAAKWEAQEHSNELWKHKTAFIEIVSNQRRLEAEMGRAFREVEATKLELDAVLEQKEESVLLAQNLSMEIAKMRKDLEQKDKVLSAMLRKTKLDTAEKQLLLKEVKVSKTKKKQAELETERWRAVSESRHERHSLKAMFANQASAKLDASFGAKEVSNSAKTRSLPTDAGFEYDLSELKTDPAICSPLMDCNSPEMSEDWVMTTDVKRLEHWVRDEAEKYAAVIEKRHHLELDAFAEQMRLKDQKLEAFRWRLLSMELESKRMQSHAEGLNQDMSQLRQDNMKLEALLLEKEEELDSLKEQPLSCHKNNLINLSLHDPALLTHDTVWPNVKIIKKKSTDKEQETNTTLLDESQEIPSNKETKNIRLIVQVPEKEFKEQKETPKPDPVEKETNSSALAGSVELPRQSLSKTKSTLWRMDLQALGVSYKIKRLKQQLLLLERLTGKQETGEDTEGSSDNGMKGFLLSISLLNKQVGRYQSLQGKTDDLCKRMHDNDIDVNQGDCSSTKKSKGDTRKLEHYLEETFQLQRYMVATGQKLMEIQPKIVSGFIGVELDKVHTIDMKRFSDNVRSLFQEVQRGLEVRIARIIGDLEGTLACDGMIRFRR; from the exons ATGCCTGGAATTTCAGTTCCAGAGGTAAAGAAAGAAACAAGTTCCTCAGCTATGGATGAGAAGGGAATCTCTGGTTCATATCCAATTTTCTCCGAAGACAAAAAGGATAGCTTGTATCCAATGTATATTGGTGTTTCTTGTGCCTTTTTTGCTCTCAGACTCCTTACAGGACCCGAAAAGGAAGATGAGAAATGGTCTGAATCCCGAGATAAAATGCTTCATGGAAGTGCTCAACTCTTGGGATTGCTTATATGGAGAATCCAGAGAGAAGAAGCCAATGAAGCACAGTGCGAGCTTCTCCGAAAGCTCGAGATTGCTAAGATAGAGATCGAGGAGTTAAAGAAAAGGAGACATGAAGATGCAAAGGCAAATGAAAAGGTTGTGAGCATCTTTGCATCTCAAGAGCAAGGATGGTTAATGGAAAGAAAGTCACTTAGGCAGCAAATCGGAGCTCTTTTAAATGAATTAAGAGTCCTTGAGAAAAAGAAAGACCAAGAAATCGATGACTTGAACAAAAAGTTGAATGAAATGGAGATGGTGGTGGAGTCTAAGGATAAGGTAATTGAAGAAATGGAGCAAAAGGGGAAGGAATTAGAAGAAAAGGTAATGGAATTTGAAAGTATTGCGGAAGAGTTGAAGGAAGCTGCAAAATGGGAAGCTCAAGAGCATTCTAATGAGCTTTGGAAGCACAAAACTGCCTTTATCGAGATCGTTTCAAACCAACGGCGACTTGAAGCAGAGATGGGGCGAGCCTTTAGAGAAGTTGAAGCTACAAAGCTGGAGCTTGATGCAGTCCTAGAGCAAAAAGAGGAGTCAGTTTTGTTGGCTCAAAATTTGTCCATGGAAATCGCGAAAATGCGGAAGGACTTGGAACAGAAAGATAAGGTCTTGTCTGCAATGCTGAGGAAAACTAAGTTGGATACCGCAGAGAAGCAATTGCTTTTGAAGGAGGTTAAAGTATCAAAGACAAAGAAGAAACAAGCTGAACTAGAAACAGAAAGGTGGAGGGCAGTATCTGAGTCTAGACATGAGAGACATTCATTGAAGGCCATGTTTGCTAACCAAGCCAGTGCAAAATTAGATGCTTCCTTTGGTGCTAAAGAGGTTTCTAACTCTGCCAAAACCAGATCACTGCCGACTGATGCTGGTTTTGAATATGACCTTTCAGAGCTAAAAACAGACCCAGCGATCTGTTCTCCTCTTATGGATTGTAACTCCCCAGAAATGAGTGAGGATTGGG TGATGACAACTGATGTCAAAAGGTTGGAACATTGGGTTCGAGATGAAGCAGAAAAGTATGCAGCTGTCATTGAGAAGAGGCATCATTTGGAACTGGATGCCTTTGCAGAACAAATGAGACTGAAAGATCAGAAGTTAGAGGCTTTTCGTTGGCGGCTACTGAGCATGGAACTAGAATCAAAGCGGATGCAGTCCCATGCTGAAGGATTGAACCAGGACATGTCACAACTGAGACAGGACAATATGAAATTAGAAGCCTTGCTActggaaaaagaagaagaattgGACTCCTTGAAGGAACAGCCTTTGAGTTGTCACAAGAACAACCTAATAAACTTATCTCTGCATGATCCAGCATTATTAACACATGATACAGTTTGGCCCAATGTGAAGATTATAAAGAAAAAATCAACCGACAAGGAGCAAGAAACAAACACAACATTGCTTGATGAGTCTCAAGAAATCCCATCAAACAAGGAGACCAAAAACATCAGATTGATAGTCCAAGTACCCGAAAAGGAATTCAAAGAACAGAAAGAAACTCCTAAACCAGATCCAGTCGAGAAAGAAACTAATAGTTCGGCACTAGCCGGTTCAGTTGAATTACCTAGGCAGTCATTGAGTAAAACCAAAAGTACCCTATGGAGGATGGATCTTCAAGCTCTTGGAGTTTCCTACAAGATCAAAAGGCTGAAGCAACAACTTCTCTTGCTCGAGAGGTTAACAGGAAAGCAAGAAACTGGAGAGGACACGGAAGGAAGCAGCGACAATGGGATGAAAGGCTTTCTATTGTCTATATCTTTGCTAAACAAACAAGTCGGCCGCTATCAGTCCCTTCAAGGGAAGACCGATGATCTCTGTAAACGGATG CACGACAATGACATAGACGTGAACCAAGGAGATTGTAGTAGTACTAAAAAAAGCAAAGGAGATACTAGAAAACTAGAACATTACCTTGAGGAGACATTCCAACTGCAGAGATACATGGTTGCAACAGGCCAAAAGTTAATGGAAATTCAACCCAAAATAGTCTCTGGGTTCATCGGGGTGGAGCTAGATAAGGTACATACCATTGACATGAAACGGTTCTCCGATAATGTAAGATCTTTGTTTCAGGAAGTTCAAAGAGGTCTCGAGGTTCGTATAGCTCGAATCATCGGAGATCTTGAAGGGACATTGGCTTGTGACGGAATGATACGTTTTAGAAGgtaa
- the LOC108456075 gene encoding LOW QUALITY PROTEIN: PP2A regulatory subunit TAP46 (The sequence of the model RefSeq protein was modified relative to this genomic sequence to represent the inferred CDS: inserted 1 base in 1 codon), with amino-acid sequence MCESKMEDMPLPALFEQTSKIHLTAMESGADQDLVKKGCEALGKCEDMISKLGLFSXNETIDDISTTNLKYILVPFYLAELTENIVQDDRIQILKTSQAKLKELMSFCEAMELVPQEELEVAVQGASNSFADQRALKIARFKRQRAAEAKLTEIKEQKERRERPTKAAAISTPVEHGEEDVLYDDGEEEREAWLTTISLAICKEGEKEFSQAILDDRTKKAEAWHRDAATRAQYTKPAPPITCATFAQDVIEGRANVSQAHDHKHEPIIFGPQSLTGGSFTSERERMAAQVFQPFHRMPTMSIEEAGLKEMEMMNKWQERNAKMFEEANSAWYKDRPKLGQSEHDEDDDAAQEKARAWDDWKDDNPRGAGNKKLTPCG; translated from the exons ATGTGTGAGAGCAAAATGGAGGACATGCCATTGCCTGCTCTCTTCGAACAAACTAGTAAGATCCATCTGACGGCTATGGAGTCCGGTGCTGATCAG GATCTGGTAAAGAAAGGATGCGAGGCACTGGGTAAGTGCGAGGACATGATAAGCAAGCTAGGACTTTTTT TCAATGAGACCATTGATGACATTAGCACCACCAATCTCAAGTATATTCTG GTGCCATTTTATCTTGCAGAGCTGACTGAAAATATTGTGCAGGACGATAGGATACAGATTCTCAAAACTTCACAGGCAAAATTGAAA GAGCTCATGTCTTTTTGCGAGGCAATGGAGCTTGTACCACAGGAAGAGTTGGAAGTCGCTGTACAAGGAGCATCAAATTCTTTTGCTGATCAAAGGGCCTTAAAG ATTGCTCGGTTCAAACGCCAAAGAGCAGCAGAAGCAAAGCTGACAGAAATAAAGGAACAGAAGGAACGACGCGAGCGTCCAACAAAAGCTGCTGCCATATCCACTCCTGTTGAGCATGGAGAGGAGGATGTGCTGTATGACGACGGGGAGGAGGAACGAGAG GCTTGGCTTACCACCATCTCATTGGCTATTTGTAAG GAAGGGGAAAAGGAGTTTTCTCAGGCTATCCTAGATGATCGCACCAAGAAAGCTGAGGCATGGCATCGTGATGCTGCAACTCGGGCTCAATATACTAAACCTGCACCACCTATCACGTGTGCTACATTTGCTCAAGATGTTATAGAAGGAAGGGCAAATGTTTCACAGGCACATGACCACAAACACGAGCCAATAATCTTTGGACCACAAAGCCTTACAGGTGGAAGCTTTACAAGTGAGAGGGAAAGGATGGCAGCCCAAGTTTTCCAACCTTTTCATAG GATGCCAACGATGAGCATCGAGGAAGCTGGTCTGAAAGAGatggaaatgatgaacaaatggCAGGAGAGGAATGCAAAAATGTTCGAAGAAGCTAACTCGGCATGGTATAAGGACCGCCCGAAGTTGGGACAGAGTGAAcatgatgaagatgatgatgcTGCCCAAGAGAAGGCGAGGGCATGGGATGACTGGAAAGATGATAATCCTCGAGGTGCTGGCAATAAAAAGCTCACACCCTGCGGGTGA